The proteins below are encoded in one region of Holophagaceae bacterium:
- a CDS encoding OmcA/MtrC family decaheme c-type cytochrome, giving the protein MQTRLLKRLSGVIAIAAFAFMLVACKGDAGQNGATGPAGPAGSDGSGGPTGPTGPTGPAGSTTIDVTQLTPDEWASLDPKGAVTSVTVSGRPVVNFYLTDSKGTGLKGFGNMTSKSSTATLNSYPNLAFALAKLIPEDLTTTSKAPSKWVSYIVTSVPTTTAAAAPTRPSTDNTGTLVDNGDGTYRYTFYRDITQMKAFLDAYTYTGLNLRADLGDTTYEPNLTHRMVVQFSGNARGTGSNTSNGVTVATAVPLKKPINLIYDFIPATGRAVTSADAQREVVAIQNCNECHGQLAFHGGGRVDTRYCVVCHNDQRKYGFKEAAVTATGYDPADVAAPAVGSGNPTLGQRKIGNAAIGDFPRMVHKIHQGMELTKTGYNYANVLFNDIGYSMLGGGQKMCSKCHDNAAQSANWNTKPSIIACGSCHDRVNFETGENHGVDVGGPKTDYTCAVCHEAADIKTYHMTENLTPHNPTVAAGLKNFTYEISSAVASPTNVVVKFRIKADGTAVTFVAPAASMANPLAGFTGGPSFLLAYAQPQDGVATPADYNNIGSGSSNFQPISVSIANLLDTTKTTSVGTLAGPDSSGYYTATIVGAAKIFPAGATLRSVSLQGYFTQISPAAARHTVSVVKAVTGDTVRRTVIDSAKCANCHEWFEGHGGNRVYQVQVCVTCHVPGLTTSGRGISDTELETYRAAGLFTAKDITNLAAWGITIPNPVPVGSNFALNFPQTTNNFKDMIHGIHAGKDRTSPIAIVRNRTPGAIAIINGGNIGFPGILNNCQSCHTYNGFSGTPANVLASRENADNGTATTVGAKASLATLNATDKMITPFTAACVTCHDSAPAQAHMTLNGGQIKVNRSALNSAGESCAVCHGAGAEFDPAKVHM; this is encoded by the coding sequence ATGCAAACTAGACTTCTGAAAAGGCTCAGCGGGGTGATCGCCATCGCCGCATTCGCCTTCATGCTCGTCGCCTGTAAAGGCGATGCCGGGCAGAATGGCGCCACGGGCCCGGCCGGCCCGGCCGGCTCCGACGGCTCCGGCGGCCCCACCGGTCCCACGGGCCCCACGGGTCCCGCTGGCAGCACCACCATCGATGTCACCCAGTTGACTCCCGATGAATGGGCCTCGTTGGACCCCAAAGGCGCGGTCACCAGCGTCACGGTCTCCGGCCGTCCGGTGGTCAATTTCTATCTGACCGACTCCAAGGGCACCGGCCTGAAGGGATTCGGCAATATGACCTCCAAGTCGTCCACAGCGACCTTGAACAGTTATCCCAACCTGGCGTTTGCTCTCGCCAAGCTGATCCCCGAAGACCTGACCACCACCAGCAAGGCGCCCAGCAAGTGGGTCAGCTACATCGTGACCTCCGTACCGACCACCACCGCCGCCGCGGCTCCCACCAGGCCCAGCACCGACAACACCGGCACCCTGGTCGACAATGGCGACGGCACCTACAGGTACACCTTCTACCGCGACATCACCCAGATGAAGGCCTTCCTCGATGCCTACACCTACACCGGCCTGAATCTCAGGGCTGACCTGGGCGACACGACCTATGAACCGAACCTGACCCACCGCATGGTGGTCCAGTTCTCGGGCAACGCGCGCGGCACCGGCAGCAACACGTCCAATGGCGTCACCGTCGCCACCGCCGTGCCCCTGAAAAAACCCATCAACCTCATCTATGATTTCATCCCGGCCACCGGCCGGGCTGTAACCTCCGCCGACGCCCAGCGCGAAGTGGTGGCCATCCAGAACTGCAATGAATGCCATGGACAGTTGGCCTTCCACGGCGGCGGCCGGGTCGATACCCGGTACTGCGTGGTCTGCCACAACGACCAGCGCAAGTATGGATTCAAGGAAGCCGCCGTGACCGCGACCGGCTACGATCCTGCCGATGTCGCAGCTCCTGCGGTCGGCAGCGGCAATCCCACGCTGGGCCAGCGGAAGATCGGCAACGCGGCCATTGGCGATTTCCCGAGGATGGTCCACAAGATCCACCAGGGCATGGAATTGACCAAGACGGGCTACAACTACGCCAACGTCCTGTTCAACGACATCGGCTATTCCATGCTCGGCGGCGGCCAGAAGATGTGCAGCAAGTGCCACGACAACGCCGCCCAGAGCGCCAACTGGAACACCAAGCCCAGCATCATCGCCTGCGGTTCCTGCCATGACCGGGTCAACTTCGAGACCGGCGAGAACCACGGTGTCGATGTGGGCGGCCCCAAGACCGACTACACCTGCGCCGTGTGCCACGAAGCAGCGGACATCAAGACCTACCACATGACCGAAAACCTGACGCCCCACAATCCGACCGTCGCGGCCGGGCTGAAGAACTTCACCTACGAGATCAGCTCCGCAGTGGCCAGCCCCACCAACGTGGTCGTGAAATTCAGGATCAAGGCGGACGGCACAGCCGTGACCTTCGTGGCTCCCGCGGCCTCCATGGCCAATCCATTGGCTGGCTTCACCGGCGGCCCGAGCTTCCTGCTCGCCTATGCCCAGCCCCAGGACGGCGTCGCCACGCCGGCCGACTACAACAACATCGGCAGCGGCAGTTCCAATTTCCAGCCCATCAGCGTCTCCATCGCGAACCTGCTGGACACCACCAAGACCACCTCGGTCGGCACCCTGGCCGGCCCTGACTCCAGCGGCTACTACACCGCCACCATCGTCGGCGCGGCCAAGATCTTCCCCGCCGGAGCCACGCTGCGCTCGGTTTCCCTGCAGGGCTACTTCACCCAGATCAGCCCGGCCGCGGCCCGTCACACCGTCTCGGTGGTCAAGGCCGTCACGGGCGACACCGTCCGCCGCACCGTCATCGATTCGGCCAAGTGCGCGAACTGCCACGAATGGTTCGAGGGCCATGGCGGCAACCGTGTCTACCAGGTCCAGGTGTGCGTCACGTGCCACGTTCCCGGCCTGACCACCAGCGGCCGCGGCATCTCGGACACGGAGCTCGAAACCTACCGCGCCGCCGGCCTCTTCACCGCCAAGGACATCACCAACCTGGCCGCCTGGGGCATCACCATTCCGAATCCCGTCCCGGTTGGATCGAACTTCGCGTTGAATTTCCCGCAGACCACGAACAACTTCAAGGACATGATCCACGGCATCCACGCTGGCAAGGACCGCACCAGCCCGATCGCGATCGTCCGCAATCGGACCCCCGGCGCCATCGCCATCATCAACGGCGGCAATATCGGCTTCCCGGGCATCCTGAACAATTGCCAGAGCTGCCATACCTACAACGGCTTCAGCGGCACGCCGGCGAACGTCCTCGCTTCCCGCGAGAACGCCGACAACGGCACTGCGACCACCGTTGGCGCCAAGGCCTCCCTGGCCACCCTGAATGCCACGGACAAGATGATCACGCCGTTCACCGCGGCCTGCGTCACCTGCCATGACAGCGCCCCCGCCCAGGCTCATATGACCCTGAACGGCGGCCAGATCAAGGTGAACCGCAGCGCCCTGAACTCGGCCGGCGAGTCCTGCGCCGTCTGCCATGGCGCTGGCGCGGAGTTCGATCCCGCCAAGGTCCACATGTAA
- a CDS encoding helix-hairpin-helix domain-containing protein has protein sequence MTFPSLRLLLATALLATACFSLDAQAKPKSAPAATREPAPAHRAKATAKAALVDINRATKEELKSLPGIQDPQADRIIAGRPYLSKARLVTRKILNIEQYNAIKKRIIARQ, from the coding sequence ATGACTTTTCCTTCCCTCCGCCTGCTTCTGGCCACGGCCCTCCTCGCCACTGCATGCTTCAGCCTGGACGCCCAGGCCAAGCCGAAATCCGCCCCGGCGGCCACCCGCGAACCCGCCCCGGCCCACCGTGCCAAGGCCACAGCCAAAGCAGCTCTGGTGGACATCAACCGCGCCACCAAGGAGGAACTGAAGTCTCTCCCGGGCATCCAGGATCCACAGGCCGACCGGATCATCGCCGGGCGTCCCTACCTTTCCAAGGCCCGCCTGGTCACCCGTAAAATCCTGAACATCGAACAGTACAACGCCATCAAGAAGCGCATCATCGCCAGGCAATAG
- a CDS encoding OmcA/MtrC family decaheme c-type cytochrome → MQLKPLKRMGGALATAIVALALIGCRGATGQNGVNGTNGTNGSNGNNGSPGATYTLDATKMTPDEWGQLEFKGSITGATMGTASTVSFKVTDAKGTPIKGLGFTSQASSAKYPSFPSLGFTVAKLVPGANGSPSKWVDYIVLTAPKTTDTAPIPRLASYENYGTLQDNGDGSYRYTFRWDLTQVQSMLDGLSYAAPKSRADLGDVSYQPNLTHRVGIFIGGNAPGTSTVTPDGSNSGIPAVHVKTAINLVYDFIPATGAAIGATDERRDMVSMDACNKCHTKLAFHGANRVDPRFCVICHTDQLKYGYAEATTTGTGYSGSTNKIQGFAAANFPNMIHRFHMGEELKKDGYNIFNVLPNEITYPQDHRNCVKCHSASSSTPQGDNWFNKPSRMACGACHDQVDWQTGNGHGIQNEGGPQLSDLQCVECHDAASIKTFHLPVLTPDPGNVWNVAGGNNNTNASYVAAFTNNLPPGASKVAWDLKSLTFNGTKPVVTFRFLKDGAPVVFNTYPAKSELMDNFVGGPSIYVVFTVPYDGIDYPADWNASISTYLKNIWRGDGKDMAGANLAAGAKGTLTGPDGSGYYALTFTEAVIPPTAGMITAGIGYTYGLKTTQPLTQTNVPGYPYIPYTGALGTGQGGLSVPAPNVTKMASGTIPAGFNATQVTTPRRAIVTSQKCNDCHGALGVFTAKTYHAGQRNDAMTCEFCHNGQRVNSGWGVNTKDFVHALHGAGKRVNKFSWESSAGLKFWTITYPAILNNCEACHVPGSYDFGLSANVTEVPNLNWTTVATGTIPNPVPVVLTGNEPIPGTYYSPFVTAGAVYGSGFSFSGNTGTSTPAANTTLVSSPYVAACSNCHDSTMALNHMKANGGSFYVPRSSVQNPPAAGGKLINSEQCFLCHSSGKIADVAKVHMTFK, encoded by the coding sequence ATGCAACTGAAACCACTGAAAAGAATGGGTGGCGCGCTTGCAACCGCTATCGTCGCCCTCGCGCTCATCGGTTGCCGGGGCGCCACCGGCCAGAACGGCGTGAACGGGACCAACGGCACCAACGGCAGCAACGGCAACAACGGAAGCCCAGGGGCCACCTACACCCTCGACGCCACGAAAATGACGCCCGACGAGTGGGGCCAGTTGGAATTCAAGGGCAGCATCACCGGCGCGACCATGGGGACGGCCTCCACCGTCAGCTTCAAGGTGACGGATGCGAAGGGCACGCCCATCAAAGGGCTGGGCTTCACCTCCCAGGCGTCCAGCGCGAAATACCCCAGCTTCCCGAGCCTCGGCTTCACCGTCGCCAAGCTGGTGCCCGGCGCCAACGGCAGTCCCAGCAAGTGGGTGGACTACATCGTCCTGACCGCGCCGAAGACCACCGATACCGCGCCCATCCCAAGGCTCGCCAGCTATGAAAACTATGGGACCCTGCAGGACAATGGCGACGGCTCCTACCGCTACACCTTCCGGTGGGATCTCACGCAGGTCCAGTCCATGCTGGACGGCTTGAGCTATGCCGCGCCCAAATCCAGGGCCGACCTGGGAGATGTCAGCTACCAGCCGAACCTCACCCACCGCGTGGGCATTTTCATCGGCGGCAACGCCCCGGGGACCAGCACCGTCACGCCTGACGGATCCAACTCCGGCATTCCCGCCGTCCATGTGAAGACCGCGATCAACCTGGTCTATGACTTCATCCCCGCCACCGGCGCCGCCATCGGCGCCACCGACGAGCGCCGGGACATGGTGTCCATGGACGCCTGTAACAAGTGCCACACGAAGCTGGCCTTCCACGGCGCCAACCGCGTCGATCCCAGGTTCTGCGTGATCTGCCACACGGACCAGCTCAAATACGGGTACGCCGAAGCCACCACCACGGGCACCGGGTACTCGGGCTCCACGAACAAGATCCAGGGCTTCGCCGCCGCCAATTTCCCGAACATGATCCACCGCTTCCACATGGGCGAGGAACTCAAGAAGGACGGCTACAACATCTTCAACGTGCTGCCCAACGAGATCACCTATCCCCAGGACCACCGGAACTGCGTCAAGTGCCATTCCGCTTCCTCGTCGACCCCCCAGGGCGACAATTGGTTCAACAAGCCCAGCCGCATGGCCTGCGGCGCCTGCCACGACCAGGTCGACTGGCAGACCGGCAATGGCCATGGAATCCAGAACGAAGGCGGCCCGCAGCTGAGCGACCTGCAGTGCGTCGAGTGCCATGACGCTGCGTCCATCAAGACCTTCCACCTGCCCGTTCTGACTCCGGACCCCGGAAACGTCTGGAATGTCGCCGGGGGCAACAACAACACCAACGCATCCTACGTGGCGGCCTTCACCAACAACCTGCCCCCCGGCGCCAGCAAGGTGGCCTGGGATCTGAAGAGCCTCACCTTCAACGGCACCAAGCCCGTCGTCACCTTCCGCTTCCTCAAGGACGGCGCGCCGGTGGTGTTCAACACCTATCCCGCCAAGTCCGAGTTGATGGACAACTTCGTGGGCGGCCCCAGCATTTATGTGGTGTTCACCGTGCCTTACGACGGCATCGACTATCCTGCCGACTGGAACGCCAGCATCAGCACCTACCTGAAGAACATCTGGCGGGGCGACGGCAAGGACATGGCCGGTGCGAATCTTGCCGCAGGGGCCAAAGGCACGCTCACAGGTCCCGATGGAAGCGGCTACTACGCCTTGACCTTCACCGAAGCGGTCATCCCGCCCACCGCGGGCATGATCACGGCAGGCATCGGCTACACCTATGGCCTGAAAACCACCCAACCTCTGACCCAGACCAATGTTCCCGGCTACCCGTATATTCCATATACCGGCGCATTAGGCACCGGCCAGGGCGGCCTCAGCGTCCCCGCCCCCAATGTGACCAAGATGGCCAGCGGCACCATTCCTGCGGGCTTCAATGCCACGCAGGTCACGACTCCCCGCCGCGCGATCGTCACCAGCCAGAAGTGCAATGACTGCCACGGCGCGCTTGGCGTCTTCACCGCCAAGACCTACCACGCCGGCCAGCGCAACGATGCCATGACCTGCGAATTCTGCCATAACGGGCAGCGCGTCAACAGCGGCTGGGGCGTGAACACCAAGGACTTCGTCCATGCCCTGCACGGCGCAGGCAAGCGCGTGAACAAATTCTCCTGGGAATCCTCCGCGGGCCTCAAGTTCTGGACCATCACCTATCCGGCGATCCTGAACAACTGCGAAGCCTGCCACGTGCCCGGGTCCTATGACTTCGGCCTTTCCGCCAACGTGACCGAGGTGCCCAACCTCAACTGGACCACCGTGGCCACCGGCACGATCCCGAACCCTGTGCCCGTGGTCCTCACCGGCAACGAACCCATTCCGGGAACCTACTATTCGCCCTTTGTCACCGCCGGCGCCGTCTACGGCAGCGGGTTCTCCTTCAGCGGCAACACCGGCACCAGCACGCCCGCGGCCAACACCACGCTGGTGAGCTCGCCCTACGTCGCGGCCTGCTCCAATTGCCACGACTCGACCATGGCCCTCAACCACATGAAGGCGAACGGCGGGTCATTCTATGTGCCCCGCAGCAGCGTGCAGAATCCGCCCGCCGCCGGCGGCAAGCTGATCAACAGCGAGCAGTGCTTCCTCTGCCACTCTTCCGGCAAGATCGCGGACGTGGCCAAGGTCCACATGACCTTCAAGTAG
- the proC gene encoding pyrroline-5-carboxylate reductase has product MLNQKKIALLGSGTMGKTIVGGLLKSGKVKPAQLRATTRRAATAESFSQAQGVTCLTDNSKVAAWAEIVILCVKPKDIPKILQELHAKGALAHKPLLISIAAGVSTAFLEEASGGGCPVLRAMPNTPCSIGKGMTVVAKGSHAGDAHVALAKEIFSPLGRFLELEEKHMDTVTGLSASGPAFMYIIIEALADGGVMRGLPRTVAVELAAQMTLGAAEMVLATGKHPAALKDDVTTPAGCTIAGILALEDGRIRSVLARTVELASKVAGELGK; this is encoded by the coding sequence ATGCTGAACCAAAAAAAGATCGCGCTGCTCGGCTCTGGAACCATGGGCAAAACCATCGTGGGCGGCCTTTTGAAATCCGGCAAAGTGAAGCCCGCGCAGCTCCGCGCCACCACGCGCCGCGCCGCGACGGCCGAATCGTTCAGCCAAGCCCAGGGTGTGACCTGTTTAACAGACAATTCCAAGGTCGCCGCCTGGGCCGAGATCGTGATCCTCTGCGTGAAGCCCAAGGACATCCCCAAGATCCTGCAGGAACTCCATGCAAAGGGCGCCCTGGCCCACAAGCCGCTGCTCATCTCGATCGCTGCGGGCGTCAGCACGGCTTTTCTGGAAGAAGCGAGCGGCGGCGGCTGCCCGGTGCTGCGGGCCATGCCCAACACGCCCTGTTCCATCGGCAAGGGCATGACGGTCGTGGCCAAAGGCAGCCACGCCGGGGACGCCCACGTGGCGCTGGCCAAAGAAATCTTTTCGCCGCTCGGCCGTTTCCTGGAACTGGAAGAAAAGCACATGGACACGGTCACGGGACTCAGCGCCAGCGGCCCGGCCTTCATGTACATCATCATCGAGGCCCTGGCGGATGGCGGCGTGATGCGGGGCCTGCCCCGGACCGTGGCGGTCGAACTGGCGGCGCAGATGACCCTGGGCGCCGCGGAAATGGTGCTGGCCACCGGCAAACATCCTGCGGCCCTGAAGGACGATGTGACCACGCCCGCAGGCTGCACCATCGCAGGCATCCTGGCCCTCGAGGACGGCCGCATCCGCAGCGTCCTCGCCCGCACGGTGGAGCTGGCGTCGAAGGTGGCGGGGGAGCTGGGGAAGTAG
- a CDS encoding cytochrome C codes for MIRKTLLLCVAILGFGILTACALLSPQTSFAPTHPEGVEASVRPLCSDCHGTEAMKGGLKNYNSFDHTPTFVKNHRFQANQDSATCASCHAPSFCADCHGGKVSMSASVKLGDRPDRVLAHRGNYLILHRMDGKMDPGSCYKCHGRSNNDKCATCHK; via the coding sequence ATGATCCGGAAAACGCTTCTCCTCTGCGTGGCCATCCTGGGATTCGGAATCCTGACGGCCTGCGCCCTGCTGTCGCCCCAGACGAGCTTCGCCCCCACCCATCCCGAGGGCGTGGAGGCCAGCGTAAGGCCCCTGTGCTCGGACTGCCACGGGACCGAAGCCATGAAGGGCGGCCTCAAGAATTACAACTCCTTCGATCACACTCCGACCTTCGTGAAGAACCACCGCTTCCAGGCGAACCAGGATTCGGCGACCTGCGCCTCCTGCCACGCCCCGTCTTTCTGCGCCGATTGCCACGGCGGGAAGGTCTCGATGTCGGCCTCCGTCAAGCTGGGCGACCGGCCCGACCGGGTGCTGGCGCACCGGGGGAACTACCTGATCCTGCACCGGATGGACGGAAAGATGGATCCGGGCAGTTGCTACAAGTGCCATGGCCGGTCCAACAACGACAAATGCGCGACTTGCCATAAGTAG